The Ranitomeya imitator isolate aRanImi1 chromosome 6, aRanImi1.pri, whole genome shotgun sequence genome window below encodes:
- the LOC138642271 gene encoding uncharacterized protein: MVASIEERGPLWDSRDPRHADQGILRCMWKEVAQLLWDGFDSASPTVKASFLRKLRTRWRSMKDRFKRGLKKEGQARSGAAASRTSVYKYNRILQFLRPVLESRETHSSTREPVRPSGAVLCEAPSQASQPSHSESRSAPPQSGEPAAGPSDVPLAEASVAPSFGSSRQRQRASDRAPMPEFLHLSTVFQNGFKALCDKMSNIERRLENIETDLARPAKHFFNALHNGMVEHLTPELQISVMQGCNNLYVTALQQARVMQSATNAPTVPSLAAMTPTPAAEHHHRGPRDEGHRHRHRHHRTEPQRSEQDRPSRAHGHRREADPHTEGERRKKKKTKTTTTSTTTLAMAAPTTTTRTQPGSTRSTPSTQAGSTRSTPSTQPGSTRSTPSTQPGSTRSRSSQPRTLVVVPPPPPSPALEVSQQWMDVGIPSSIIEYAAASSPSSSSSSSSSSVSSTPTRSEGYQSPLVVDVGTP; encoded by the exons atggtggcatccatagaggaacggggcccgttgtgggacagccgtgacccccggcacgcggaccagggcatattgcggtgtatgtggaaagaggtggcacaattgctgtgggatggcttcgacagcgcttcccccacggtcaaagctagttttc tTCGAAAACtgcggaccagatggcgctccatgaaggaccgtttcaagaggggcctgaaaaaggaaggACAGGCCCGTAGTGGTGCAgcggcttcaaggacctcggtttacaagtataaccgtatactgcaattcttgagaccggtccttgaaagcagaga aacacacagcagcacccgcgagcctgtccgaccctctggagcggtcctttgtgaagcgccatctcaagcctcgcagccatcccacagcgagagcaggtctgcaccaccacaatctggcgaaccggcagccggtccatcagatgttcccctggccgaggcctctgtcgctccttccttcgggtcttcccgacagcgtcagcgggcctcggacagggcgcccatgcccgaatttttacatttgagtaccgtctttcagaatggtttcaaggcgctgtgcgataaaatgtcaaaTATCgagcggcgtcttgaaaacatcgaaacggatctcgcgaggccggcgaaacatttttttaatgcccttcacaacgggatggttgaacatcttacgccggaactccagatttcggtcatgcagggctgcaacaatctttatgtcactgctctgcagcaggctcgggtcatgcagtcagcgacaaatgcgcccacagtaccatcgctggctgccatgactccgactcctgctgcagagcaccaccacagaggtccgcgtgacgagggccaccgccaccgccaccgccaccacagaacagagccccaaaggtcggagcaagaccggccttcaagggcacacgggcacagacgggaagccgacccacacacagagggagagaggaggaaaaaaaagaagaccaagACGACGACGActagcactacgaccttggctatggctgctcccacaactaccaccagaacacagcctgggtcgacccggagcacaccaagtacccaggctgggtctacacggagcacacccagtacccagcctgggtctacaaggagcacaccgtcaacacagcctgggtcgacccggagccggagtagccagccaaggacactggtagtcgtccctcctcctcctccctcacctgcttTGGAAGTATCCCAACAGTGGatggatgtcggcatcccgtcaagTATCATTGAATatgctgctgcttcctccccctcgtcctcctcctcctcgtcctcctcctcggtctcttccacacccaccagaagtgagggatatcaatcccctttagttgTGGATGTAGGTACCCCGTAA
- the LOC138642653 gene encoding uncharacterized protein — translation MDRSMESIYLTFQLELALAIAYAFACQEQRKRDKQRRRSRRRFWLHPIVEVRESRGVYHCLFGELNENQDKYFEYTRMSKDSFRYLLRLVEGAISRQDTQLRKSISPEERLLVTLRFLATGETLRSLHFQFRIGVSTLSGIIADTCRALWDNLREEFLPIPTRELWHANAQKFEKVCDFPNCIGAVDGKHIRITKPSRSGSLFYNYKKYFSTVLMAIAGADCRFLAVDIGAFGRANDSRTFKESDMGRRLYENNFNFPHPRPLPNTEGPALPFVVVGDEAFQMCGNLLKPYSSRGLDRTKSIFNYRLSRARRTVECAFGILVSKWRILGSAINLKIETVDEVVKACVVLHNFIIDKERVNVELDEPIQNPLPDYQAHPLRTTLEIAHMRDQFAAYFVSDVGRVSWQDQMV, via the exons atggatcgttccatggagagtatctacctcacttttcagctggaattagcccttgctatagcttatgcttttgcctgtcaagaacagaggaaaagagacaaacaacggagaaggagtcgtcggcgtttttggctacaccctatagtggaagtccgagagagtcgtggagtgtaccattgtctttttggcgaattaaatgagaaccaggacaaatattttgagtacaccaggatgtcaaaagacagcttccgatatctgctgcgtctggtggaaggagccatttccaggcaggacacgcagctccgtaaatcgatttcccctgaggaacgtctgctggtgactctacg tttcctggctaccggagagacattgagatcactgcatttccagtttcggattggagtctcaacactgtcgggtattattgcagacacatgccgcgcattgtgggacaacctcagggaggaatttttacccatccctacaagagaattatggcatgccaacgcccaaaaatttgaaaaagtttgtgatttccctaactgtatcggagccgtggatggcaagcacattaggattaccaagccttcaagaagtggatctcttttttataattataaaaaatacttttccaccgtgctgatggcaattgcaggtgcggactgcaggtttctcgctgtggacattggagcgtttggtcgtgcaaatgattcacggacatttaaggagtctgacatgggccgaagattatacgagaacaattttaatttcccccatccacgacctcttcctaacaccgaaggcccggccctgccatttgttgtggttggggatgaggcttttcaaatgtgtggcaacctacttaaaccgtactctagtcgggggttggaccgcacaaaaagtatttttaattatagactgtccagggcccgaagaactgtggagtgcgcctttggcattctggtgtccaaatggcgtatcttaggatccgcaataaatttgaaaattgagacagtggatgaggtggtgaaggcgtgtgtggttctacacaattttattattgataaagagagagtcaacgttgaactcgatgaacccatacaaaatccattgcctgattatcaagctcatcctctgcggacaactttggagattgctcatatgagggaccaatttgctgcatattttgtttccgatgttggccgtgtttcttggcaagatcaaatggtgtaa